A window from Longimicrobiales bacterium encodes these proteins:
- a CDS encoding Gfo/Idh/MocA family oxidoreductase, whose protein sequence is MTPLRFILVGLGARSRIWRRVLEEHSDYRLVGLVETDPNRLAEAVAETPGAVGGASLEEVAEGTDADVALLCTPPGGRHAQVAAACAAGLAILAEKPLADSVAAAESHVTAAAEAGVPLAVGLNFRYLKVTRALKDLFSPERLGQPEFGRFTYERWRDGKLPKLNKYPLTMTQPMLWEQAIHHFDLMRFVYGVEPVCISARTFNPSWSMYEGDANVGALITFAGGTEVTYQGTWAGNWQHMGFEWRTECQRGIAVQEEMFGSLSYALRDDPELTPVPLAPEEPWVDDARALLQDFVGHLRDEAPLPCPGTDHLNSLRMVEACIRSSAGEGAVSL, encoded by the coding sequence GTGACTCCCCTCCGGTTTATCTTGGTTGGGTTGGGTGCCCGGTCTCGCATTTGGCGGAGGGTGTTGGAAGAGCACTCGGACTATCGTTTGGTGGGCCTCGTGGAGACGGATCCGAACCGACTTGCTGAGGCTGTGGCGGAGACGCCTGGGGCCGTAGGTGGCGCATCGTTGGAGGAGGTGGCAGAGGGAACGGACGCGGACGTTGCTCTTCTCTGCACGCCACCGGGTGGACGACACGCGCAGGTGGCTGCCGCGTGTGCCGCCGGCCTCGCCATCTTGGCGGAGAAGCCGCTCGCCGACAGCGTTGCTGCCGCTGAGTCACATGTGACGGCCGCGGCCGAGGCCGGTGTCCCGCTCGCTGTGGGACTCAATTTTCGGTACCTCAAGGTGACTCGGGCGCTCAAGGATTTGTTCTCTCCGGAGCGACTGGGTCAGCCGGAATTTGGCCGATTCACGTATGAGCGGTGGCGAGACGGGAAGCTCCCGAAACTGAACAAGTACCCACTGACCATGACTCAACCTATGCTCTGGGAGCAGGCGATTCACCACTTCGACCTCATGCGCTTCGTTTATGGTGTGGAGCCGGTTTGCATCTCGGCCCGGACCTTCAACCCTTCGTGGTCTATGTACGAGGGCGATGCCAATGTCGGTGCACTCATCACCTTCGCCGGGGGGACCGAAGTCACCTACCAGGGAACGTGGGCTGGGAACTGGCAACACATGGGATTCGAGTGGCGGACCGAGTGTCAGCGCGGGATTGCCGTGCAGGAGGAGATGTTCGGATCGCTGAGCTACGCGTTAAGGGATGACCCGGAGCTGACCCCCGTGCCTCTTGCCCCTGAGGAACCCTGGGTCGACGATGCACGAGCTCTTCTCCAGGATTTCGTCGGCCACCTCCGGGACGAAGCACCACTCCCGTGCCCGGGGACTGATCATCTGAATTCTCTTCGTATGGTGGAAGCCTGCATTCGGTCCTCCGCTGGCGAGGGGGCTGTGAGTCTCTAA
- a CDS encoding ABC transporter substrate-binding protein, protein MKLRVHLAQAAVFLGTVVLVTGCSERSPDTIVVGLSADITTFEPGMISSRDNGNIARHIFGSLFSLNPDGEHLPELAHTMEVSDDGTAYIYTLRDGLTCHDGEPLTAEDVAYTFNRVVDPENRFTGNTPGFVLTAIAFRGAEVIDDLRVKINLARKNPIAFGLLTEVYIHCKDSYERMTLDEAASGPVGSGSYRLASWTRGSEVVLEKVRDPGTFQQIVWRIIPEASTRTAELIAGNVDIITNVVPEQVDAINNSGRAEVRVVSGTRRMYLGFNLSEESRAQPGGDAIQDARVRRALQYAVDVPTICRQLLSFECERATGPVNPPLGNPNLSPYPFDPATAERLLDEAGWARDADGNRFSIQLQAGQGRYVNDVNIVLAIGQYLQDVGLDVDVQLMEWASVYTPLLRERSMGPLFFLGTGGGLWSPIYDMTDMADVASSTNYTHWDDDRWFSRWADLSDAETPEETRSIIDEMLQVFYDDGPWVHLYFQPDFYGVSNRVVWEARRDERVEVFEAGLR, encoded by the coding sequence ATGAAACTTCGAGTGCATCTGGCCCAAGCCGCCGTATTCCTGGGGACCGTTGTCCTGGTCACCGGCTGCTCTGAACGATCCCCTGACACCATCGTGGTCGGACTTAGCGCCGACATCACGACCTTCGAGCCGGGGATGATCTCTAGTCGGGATAACGGCAACATTGCCCGCCACATTTTCGGCAGCCTCTTCTCTCTGAACCCTGACGGAGAGCACCTGCCGGAGCTTGCCCACACCATGGAGGTCTCGGACGACGGGACGGCCTATATCTACACCCTGCGCGACGGGCTGACCTGTCACGATGGCGAGCCCCTGACAGCAGAAGATGTGGCGTACACCTTCAATCGGGTGGTCGACCCAGAGAACCGCTTCACGGGCAATACGCCCGGTTTCGTCCTCACCGCCATCGCGTTCCGGGGTGCCGAAGTGATCGACGATCTTCGGGTTAAGATCAATCTGGCACGGAAGAATCCCATCGCATTCGGCCTGCTCACCGAAGTCTACATTCACTGCAAGGACAGCTATGAGAGGATGACACTCGATGAAGCGGCATCGGGCCCTGTCGGGTCGGGTTCCTATCGTCTGGCGTCCTGGACCCGAGGGTCGGAAGTGGTGCTAGAGAAGGTCCGAGACCCCGGGACCTTCCAGCAGATCGTGTGGCGAATCATTCCCGAAGCGTCCACTCGGACGGCGGAACTGATCGCCGGAAATGTGGACATCATCACGAACGTGGTCCCCGAGCAGGTCGATGCCATCAATAACTCGGGGCGCGCAGAGGTACGGGTGGTCTCGGGGACCCGGCGCATGTACTTGGGATTCAACCTATCGGAAGAGTCCCGTGCGCAGCCGGGAGGGGATGCGATCCAGGACGCCCGGGTGCGGCGCGCCCTCCAGTATGCCGTGGACGTCCCGACCATTTGCCGGCAACTCCTCAGCTTCGAATGCGAGCGTGCCACGGGGCCGGTCAATCCACCGCTCGGCAATCCCAACCTGAGTCCGTATCCGTTCGACCCCGCGACCGCTGAGCGCCTTTTGGACGAAGCGGGTTGGGCCCGAGACGCGGACGGGAATCGTTTTTCCATCCAGCTCCAAGCGGGACAGGGGCGTTATGTGAACGACGTGAACATCGTCTTAGCCATCGGCCAGTACCTGCAGGACGTGGGACTCGATGTAGATGTGCAGCTCATGGAATGGGCCTCGGTCTACACGCCTCTCCTCCGAGAGCGCAGCATGGGCCCGCTCTTCTTTCTCGGAACGGGAGGGGGGTTGTGGAGTCCCATCTACGACATGACTGATATGGCCGACGTGGCCTCGAGTACCAACTACACCCACTGGGATGACGACCGCTGGTTCAGCCGCTGGGCCGACCTGTCGGACGCTGAGACGCCCGAAGAGACGCGTTCGATCATCGACGAAATGCTGCAAGTGTTCTACGACGATGGGCCCTGGGTGCATCTGTACTTTCAACCGGACTTCTACGGGGTGTCGAATCGGGTCGTATGGGAAGCTCGCCGAGACGAGAGGGTTGAGGTCTTCGAAGCCGGGCTGAGGTGA